In one Heptranchias perlo isolate sHepPer1 chromosome 25, sHepPer1.hap1, whole genome shotgun sequence genomic region, the following are encoded:
- the LOC137342052 gene encoding synergin gamma-like isoform X1 — MEAKVNRLQTCLNSIYKVIRSANDTLCGISQPSVCSEVLLSSQGIAYISGVTEVYRVAKRVEGGMKTLRTSNETLQHSLRDIEIIWNNLQAFLSFSPSVLRMLPSESTLDCSAVTGTENPQNESCGVCLLRTLNEVNDLNNTENSVLYNGCRYHASCANFWLNCVDSNLPGPVAPEENSVSSELPGIAAPVQNCMDTKREDATVPTAQ; from the exons ATGGAAGCCAAAGTCAACAGATTACAGACATGCCTCAACAGTATTTATAAG GTTATTAGAAGTGCAAATGATACCTTGTGTGGCATCAGCCAACCATCGGTGTGTAGTGAAGTGCTGCTGTCTTCACAAGGAATTGCTTACATCTCAG GTGTTACTGAGGTGTATAGGGTGGCaaagagggtggaaggtggaatGAAAACCCTACGTACTAGCAATGAAACACTCCAGCATAGTCTGAGGGACATTGAGATAATCTGGAACAATCTGCAAGCTTTCCTCTCATTCAGCCCCTCTGTGTTACGGATGCTG CCTTCTGAATCTACCCTTGACTGTTCAGCTGTAACTGGAACAGAAAATCCTCAGAATGAAAGCTGTGGAGTGTGTCTGCTCAGAACACTGAATGAAGTTAAT GACTTGAACAACACAGAAAATTCAGTGCTTTATAATGGTTGTCGCTATCATGCGAGCTGTGCAAACTTTTGGCTAAATTGTGTGGACTCAAATTTACCAGGCCCCGTTGCACCTGAGGAAAATTCTGTGTCTTCCGAGCTGCCAGGCATCGCAGCTCCTGTACAGAACTGCATGGATACCAAACGTGAAGACGCCACTGTTCCTACAGCTCAATGA
- the LOC137342052 gene encoding synergin gamma-like isoform X2, whose protein sequence is MVIRSANDTLCGISQPSVCSEVLLSSQGIAYISGVTEVYRVAKRVEGGMKTLRTSNETLQHSLRDIEIIWNNLQAFLSFSPSVLRMLPSESTLDCSAVTGTENPQNESCGVCLLRTLNEVNDLNNTENSVLYNGCRYHASCANFWLNCVDSNLPGPVAPEENSVSSELPGIAAPVQNCMDTKREDATVPTAQ, encoded by the exons ATG GTTATTAGAAGTGCAAATGATACCTTGTGTGGCATCAGCCAACCATCGGTGTGTAGTGAAGTGCTGCTGTCTTCACAAGGAATTGCTTACATCTCAG GTGTTACTGAGGTGTATAGGGTGGCaaagagggtggaaggtggaatGAAAACCCTACGTACTAGCAATGAAACACTCCAGCATAGTCTGAGGGACATTGAGATAATCTGGAACAATCTGCAAGCTTTCCTCTCATTCAGCCCCTCTGTGTTACGGATGCTG CCTTCTGAATCTACCCTTGACTGTTCAGCTGTAACTGGAACAGAAAATCCTCAGAATGAAAGCTGTGGAGTGTGTCTGCTCAGAACACTGAATGAAGTTAAT GACTTGAACAACACAGAAAATTCAGTGCTTTATAATGGTTGTCGCTATCATGCGAGCTGTGCAAACTTTTGGCTAAATTGTGTGGACTCAAATTTACCAGGCCCCGTTGCACCTGAGGAAAATTCTGTGTCTTCCGAGCTGCCAGGCATCGCAGCTCCTGTACAGAACTGCATGGATACCAAACGTGAAGACGCCACTGTTCCTACAGCTCAATGA